A window from Citrus sinensis cultivar Valencia sweet orange chromosome 5, DVS_A1.0, whole genome shotgun sequence encodes these proteins:
- the LOC102608405 gene encoding putative protease Do-like 14 isoform X2, which produces MNHFLKMVSRSYGRNSLSRVVAIAAAGSGLFYGSSNPDSKTRISLSIPATLHESVLVRRQMSQSFTPHSPFISSDRWQFGNVSLVSSRVNPASAGSIKKEYPVTKEAPVKEETTGDVKDGKDSCCRCLGRDTIANAAARVCPAVVNLSAPREFLGILSGRGIGSGAIVDADGTILTCAHVVVDFHGSRALPKGKVDVTLQDGRTFEGTVLNADFHSDIAIVKINSKTPLPAAKLGTSSKLCPGDWVVAMGCPHSLQNTVTAGIVSCVDRKSSDLGLGGMRREYLQTDCAINAGNSGGPLVNIDGEIVGINIMKVAAADGLSFAVPIDSAAKIIEQFKKNGRVVRPWLGLKMLDLNDMIIAQLKERDPSFPNVKSGVLVPVVTPGSPAHRAGFLPSDVVIKFDGKPVQSITEIIEIMGDRVGEPLKVVVQRANDKLVTLTVIPEEANPDM; this is translated from the exons ATGAATCATTTTCTG AAAATGGTTTCACGCTCTTATGGCAGAAACTCTCTGAGCCGGGTTGTGGCCATTGCTGCTGCTGGGTCGGGTCTTTTCTACGGAAGCAGCAACCCAGATTCTA aaACAAGGATATCACTATCAATTCCTGCAACATTGCATGAATCTGTCTTAGTGCGGCGGCAAATGTCTCAAAGCTTCACTCCGCACTCTCCATTTATTTCGTCTGATCGTTGGCAATTTG GAAATGTTTCTCTTGTTTCTTCTAGAGTTAATCCAGCTTCAGCAGGATctataaagaaagaatatcCTGTCACGAAAGAAGCTCCTGTGAAAGAAGAAACTACTGGAGATGTTAAAGATGGTAAGGATTCTTGTTGTAGATGTCTAGGTAGAGATACCATTGCCAATGCAGCTGCTCGGGTTTGTCCTGCTGTTGTCAATCTATCAGCTCCGCGGG AGTTCCTTGGCATTTTATCAGGGAGAGGTATAGGTTCTGGTGCAATTGTAGATGCCGATGGTACTATTTTGACATGTGCTCATGTTGTGGTTGATTTCCATGGCTCGCGGGCTTTACCTAAAGGAAAG GTTGATGTAACTCTGCAAGATGGTCGGACATTTGAGGGAACCGTGCTTAATGCCGATTTTCATTCTGATATTGCTATTGTAAAAATCAATTCTAAAACTCCTCTTCCGGCTGCAAAACTTGGTACTTCAAGTAAACTTTGCCCTGGAGACTGGGTGGTGGCAATGGGCTGCCCACATTCCCTTCAAAATACAGTAACAGCTGGTATTGTAAG TTGTGTCGACCGGAAAAGCAGTGATTTGGGTCTTGGTGGAATGCGAAGAGAGTATCTGCAAACGGATTGTGCAATCAATGCG GGAAATTCTGGAGGGCCTCTGGTTAATATTGATGGAGAAATCGTTGgtattaatattatgaaaGTAGCGGCTGCGGATGGTTTGAGCTTTGCAGTACCAATTGACTCGGCAGCCAAAATTATAGAGCAGTTCAAGAAGAATGG GAGAGTTGTTCGCCCTTGgcttggattgaaaatgcttGATCTGAATGATATGATTATTGCTCAGCTTAAAGAAAGAGATCCCTCATTCCCTAATGTCAAAAGTGGGGTTCTTGTACCTGTG GTAACCCCGGGGTCTCCTGCTCATCGTGCTGGATTCCTACCAAGTGATGTTGTTATCAAATTTGATGGGAAGCCTGTTCAAAGCATTACGGAG ATCATTGAAATAATGGGAGACAGAGTTGGGGAACCTTTGAAGGTAGTCGTGCAAAGAGCAAATGATAAATTGGTGACTTTGACTGTAATCCCAGAGGAGGCCAATCCAGATATGTGA
- the LOC102608405 gene encoding putative protease Do-like 14 isoform X1: MFFFGAISHEQAPKKKMVSRSYGRNSLSRVVAIAAAGSGLFYGSSNPDSKTRISLSIPATLHESVLVRRQMSQSFTPHSPFISSDRWQFGNVSLVSSRVNPASAGSIKKEYPVTKEAPVKEETTGDVKDGKDSCCRCLGRDTIANAAARVCPAVVNLSAPREFLGILSGRGIGSGAIVDADGTILTCAHVVVDFHGSRALPKGKVDVTLQDGRTFEGTVLNADFHSDIAIVKINSKTPLPAAKLGTSSKLCPGDWVVAMGCPHSLQNTVTAGIVSCVDRKSSDLGLGGMRREYLQTDCAINAGNSGGPLVNIDGEIVGINIMKVAAADGLSFAVPIDSAAKIIEQFKKNGRVVRPWLGLKMLDLNDMIIAQLKERDPSFPNVKSGVLVPVVTPGSPAHRAGFLPSDVVIKFDGKPVQSITEIIEIMGDRVGEPLKVVVQRANDKLVTLTVIPEEANPDM, from the exons ATGTTCTTTTTTGGTGCTATTTCTCATGAACAGGCTCCGAAGAAG AAAATGGTTTCACGCTCTTATGGCAGAAACTCTCTGAGCCGGGTTGTGGCCATTGCTGCTGCTGGGTCGGGTCTTTTCTACGGAAGCAGCAACCCAGATTCTA aaACAAGGATATCACTATCAATTCCTGCAACATTGCATGAATCTGTCTTAGTGCGGCGGCAAATGTCTCAAAGCTTCACTCCGCACTCTCCATTTATTTCGTCTGATCGTTGGCAATTTG GAAATGTTTCTCTTGTTTCTTCTAGAGTTAATCCAGCTTCAGCAGGATctataaagaaagaatatcCTGTCACGAAAGAAGCTCCTGTGAAAGAAGAAACTACTGGAGATGTTAAAGATGGTAAGGATTCTTGTTGTAGATGTCTAGGTAGAGATACCATTGCCAATGCAGCTGCTCGGGTTTGTCCTGCTGTTGTCAATCTATCAGCTCCGCGGG AGTTCCTTGGCATTTTATCAGGGAGAGGTATAGGTTCTGGTGCAATTGTAGATGCCGATGGTACTATTTTGACATGTGCTCATGTTGTGGTTGATTTCCATGGCTCGCGGGCTTTACCTAAAGGAAAG GTTGATGTAACTCTGCAAGATGGTCGGACATTTGAGGGAACCGTGCTTAATGCCGATTTTCATTCTGATATTGCTATTGTAAAAATCAATTCTAAAACTCCTCTTCCGGCTGCAAAACTTGGTACTTCAAGTAAACTTTGCCCTGGAGACTGGGTGGTGGCAATGGGCTGCCCACATTCCCTTCAAAATACAGTAACAGCTGGTATTGTAAG TTGTGTCGACCGGAAAAGCAGTGATTTGGGTCTTGGTGGAATGCGAAGAGAGTATCTGCAAACGGATTGTGCAATCAATGCG GGAAATTCTGGAGGGCCTCTGGTTAATATTGATGGAGAAATCGTTGgtattaatattatgaaaGTAGCGGCTGCGGATGGTTTGAGCTTTGCAGTACCAATTGACTCGGCAGCCAAAATTATAGAGCAGTTCAAGAAGAATGG GAGAGTTGTTCGCCCTTGgcttggattgaaaatgcttGATCTGAATGATATGATTATTGCTCAGCTTAAAGAAAGAGATCCCTCATTCCCTAATGTCAAAAGTGGGGTTCTTGTACCTGTG GTAACCCCGGGGTCTCCTGCTCATCGTGCTGGATTCCTACCAAGTGATGTTGTTATCAAATTTGATGGGAAGCCTGTTCAAAGCATTACGGAG ATCATTGAAATAATGGGAGACAGAGTTGGGGAACCTTTGAAGGTAGTCGTGCAAAGAGCAAATGATAAATTGGTGACTTTGACTGTAATCCCAGAGGAGGCCAATCCAGATATGTGA
- the LOC102608696 gene encoding probable histone H2A.5, translated as MEVTKPTKGAGGRRGGGERKKISKSVKAGLQFPVGRIARFLKKGRYAQRMGSGAPIYMAAVLEYLAAEVLELAGNAARDNKKNRINPRHVLLAVRNDDELGKLLQGVTIASGGVLPNINPVLLPKKTTSTSETPKSPKSPKKA; from the exons ATGGAGGTGACGAAGCCAACGAAAGGAGCGGGAGGAAGGAGAGGCGGCGGCGAGAGGAAGAAGATATCGAAATCAGTGAAAGCCGGTCTCCAATTCCCGGTCGGTCGTATCGCCCGGTTCCTGAAAAAGGGTCGCTATGCCCAGAGAATGGGCTCTGGGGCCCCCATTTATATGGCCGCCGTTTTAGAATATCTCGCCGCTGAG GTGTTGGAGTTGGCGGGGAACGCAGCACGTGACAATAAGAAGAACAGAATAAACCCGAGGCACGTGCTATTGGCAGTTAGAAACGACGACGAACTGGGGAAGCTTCTCCAAGGCGTGACAATAGCAAGTGGTGGTGTACTTCCAAATATCAATCCGGTCCTTCTGCCAAAGAAAACAACTTCTACATCTGAGACCCCGAAATCCCCAAAGTCCCCGAAAAAGGCTTAA